A region of the Exiguobacterium aurantiacum DSM 6208 genome:
TCACGCTGCCGATGTTGTTGGACGAACAAAAAGTCGATGCCGCCCATTTGGAGCGCATCCTCGGGATCCTTGGGCTGTCGAACCGGTTGACGCATTTGCCGAACCAACTGTCGGGCGGGCAGCAGCAACGCGTCTCGATCGGTCGGGCGCTCATCAGCAATCCGGCCATCATTTTGGCCGATGAGCCGACGGGGAACTTGGACAGTCAAAACAGTGAAGAGATTATGAGCCTCCTGAAACTGTTCAACAAGAAGTTCAATCAGACGCTCATCATCATCACGCATGACGAGCGGATTGCGTTGCAGGCGGACCGGATCATCTCAATCGAGGATGGGAAGATTGCGAAGAACGAGGTCGTCCGCTCATGAACATCATCAATAAAATGACACTTCGGCATTTGCGCGAGAATAAACGACGTTCGCTCGTCACCATCATCGGGGTCATCATTTCGGTGTCGATGATCACGGCCGTGACGACACTCGGTTCGTCGTTCTTGGACCTGATGATTCGCCAAGACATCGCGGATAACGGGGAATGGCACGTCAAATATGTCAACACGAACGAAGAACAAGTCGAGGCGATTCGAAAGGATGAGTCGACGAAAGACGTCATCCTATCAAGTGACGGCTATGCGGCATTAACGGATTCGCAGAATGCATATAAACCGTACCTATACGTCCGGAACTATAACACGTCGGGACTGAAGAACTTCCCCGTCGATTTGACGGAGGGACGCTTGCCGAACAAAGAAGGGGAAGTCGTCATTTCCGAGGCCATCCGTCAAAACGCGCAAGTCACGTACAACATCGGGGACGAGTTGACGTTGAAAATCGGCGAGCGCATGGACGAAGCATCCGGTCGTGTATTGACGCAAAACGACGGCTTGATTCGTGACGGGGAGACGATTCTGGAACAATTGAACGTCGAGGACACGGTGACGTTGACCGTCGTCGGCACGATGACGCGACCGGCGTGGGAACCGACGTGGTCGCCAGGCTACACGGTCGTCGGATATATTGACGATAAGGCGTTGAACGGTGCGACCGTCGATACGCTCGTCGCCTTGAACGATGTCGACAGCTCGATTTATGAAGAGACGAAACAACTGATGCGCGAGCAACAGATTGAAGGCATCGCGTATAACTCTTCGTTGCTTCGGTATTACGGTGTGACCGATGATGACGGCTTGCGCAAGACGCTGTATGGGTTCGGGGGCATCATCATGACGGTCATCGTCATCGGTTCGATTTCGCTCATCTATAACGCCTTCGCCATCAGCGTATCCGAGCGCTCACGCTATCTCGGGATGCTGGCGAGTGTCGGAGCGACGAAACGGCAGAAGCGGAACTCGGTCTTCTTTGAAGGATTCGTCATCGG
Encoded here:
- a CDS encoding ABC transporter ATP-binding protein — its product is MNILEVQHLSKIYGKDEMEVRALDDVSFTVKKGEFVCIVGPSGSGKSTLLHLLGGVDVPTSGQVLIDNTDIYKLDETQLAIFRRRQIGLIYQFYNLIPILTVEENITLPMLLDEQKVDAAHLERILGILGLSNRLTHLPNQLSGGQQQRVSIGRALISNPAIILADEPTGNLDSQNSEEIMSLLKLFNKKFNQTLIIITHDERIALQADRIISIEDGKIAKNEVVRS